From the Sinorhizobium garamanticum genome, one window contains:
- a CDS encoding urate hydroxylase PuuD: MYEFAIAWDWLTFAVRWLHVITGIAWIGSSFYFVALDLGLRQRPGLPVGAYGEEWQVHGGGFYHIQKYLVAPENMPEHLIWFKWESYVTWLSGFGMLALVYYAGADLYLIDPNVLDVSKPTAIAISLASLAFGWLAYDTVCRSPLGIDNTRLMVLLYFVLVGVAWGYTQLFTGRAAYLHLGAFTATIMSANVFFIIIPNQKKVVADLIAGRTPDPALGKQAKQRSTHNNYLTLPVLFLMLSNHYPLAFGTQYNWMIASLVFLMGVTIRHWFNTRHARKGSPTWTWLVTAVLFIVIMWLSTVPKVLSEGGEARASTAEQAVVASANFEKVRDTVLGRCSMCHAKEPGWEGLIVPPKGVVLENDGDIVAHAREIYLQAGRSHAMPPANVTGVTEEERRLLVSWYETAVKEGKLQ; this comes from the coding sequence ATGTATGAATTTGCCATTGCCTGGGACTGGCTGACGTTTGCCGTGAGATGGCTGCATGTCATCACCGGCATCGCCTGGATCGGTTCGTCCTTTTACTTCGTCGCGCTCGACCTGGGCTTGAGACAGCGGCCGGGCCTGCCGGTCGGTGCCTATGGCGAGGAATGGCAGGTCCACGGCGGCGGTTTCTATCACATCCAAAAATATCTGGTGGCGCCGGAAAACATGCCCGAGCACCTGATCTGGTTCAAATGGGAGTCCTACGTCACCTGGCTCTCCGGCTTCGGCATGCTTGCCCTCGTCTACTATGCCGGTGCCGACCTTTATCTGATCGATCCGAATGTGCTCGACGTGTCGAAACCGACCGCGATCGCCATTTCACTCGCTTCGCTTGCTTTCGGCTGGCTCGCCTATGACACCGTCTGTCGCTCGCCGCTCGGCATCGACAATACCCGGCTGATGGTGCTGCTCTATTTCGTGCTTGTGGGTGTTGCCTGGGGTTACACCCAGCTCTTCACCGGCCGTGCCGCCTATCTGCATCTTGGCGCCTTCACGGCGACGATCATGTCGGCGAACGTGTTCTTCATCATCATTCCAAACCAGAAGAAGGTCGTTGCCGATCTGATCGCGGGCCGGACGCCCGATCCGGCGCTCGGTAAGCAGGCAAAGCAGCGCTCGACCCACAACAACTACCTGACGCTGCCCGTCCTGTTCCTGATGCTGTCGAACCACTACCCGCTGGCCTTCGGCACTCAGTACAACTGGATGATCGCCTCGCTCGTCTTCCTGATGGGCGTCACGATCCGCCATTGGTTCAACACCCGACACGCCCGCAAGGGCAGCCCGACCTGGACGTGGCTCGTCACCGCTGTGCTTTTCATCGTGATCATGTGGCTTTCGACGGTGCCCAAGGTTCTTTCCGAGGGCGGCGAAGCCCGCGCTTCAACGGCCGAACAGGCCGTTGTCGCGTCGGCGAACTTCGAAAAGGTGCGCGACACCGTGCTCGGCCGCTGCTCCATGTGCCATGCCAAGGAACCCGGCTGGGAGGGGCTCATCGTGCCGCCGAAGGGTGTCGTCCTCGAAAACGACGGCGACATCGTCGCGCATGCTCGCGAAATCTATCTGCAGGCCGGCCGCTCGCATGCCATGCCGCCCGCCAATGTCACCGGTGTAACCGAAGAAGAACGCCGCCTGCTGGTCTCCTGGTATGAAACGGCGGTAAAGGAAGGAAAGCTTCAATGA
- a CDS encoding LysR family transcriptional regulator, which yields MSYLDNVRVFVRVVELGTLSAAGRDQRVTPAVASNRIKELERHMGVRLFNRTTRKLTPTEHGRVFYDGAVKILEAVNEAESAIADLSRNPKGALRITAPLGIGRRLIASGVPEFHDKYPDIEVRLRLSDHNVDILSEGVDVAFKLGILEDSNLRMRGIMNCERVVCGAPAYFERRGTPATPDELITNRHDCLLLRYPGSKEYYWTLQTADGVRKFEVTGPYDSDDGDVLTQWALDGHGIINKPLFEVKQYINEGSLVPILQDTPPLGAQLAAIYPHKRFQDPKVRLIIDFMAERCQRLIGKLLT from the coding sequence ATGTCTTATCTCGATAATGTACGCGTTTTCGTGCGTGTTGTGGAACTCGGAACGCTGTCGGCCGCAGGGCGCGACCAGCGCGTGACGCCTGCAGTCGCCAGCAATCGGATCAAGGAGTTGGAGCGGCACATGGGCGTTCGCCTCTTCAACCGCACGACCCGCAAGCTGACGCCGACCGAGCACGGCCGTGTGTTCTACGACGGCGCGGTCAAGATTCTCGAAGCGGTGAACGAGGCCGAAAGCGCGATCGCCGATCTTTCGCGCAATCCCAAAGGCGCGCTTCGGATCACGGCGCCACTCGGGATCGGCCGCCGGCTGATAGCCTCCGGCGTCCCGGAGTTCCACGACAAGTATCCGGATATCGAGGTGCGCCTGCGCCTCTCCGACCACAATGTCGATATCTTGAGCGAAGGTGTCGATGTTGCGTTCAAGCTCGGCATTCTGGAGGATTCAAACCTGCGCATGCGCGGCATCATGAACTGCGAGCGTGTGGTCTGCGGCGCGCCTGCCTATTTCGAGCGGCGCGGCACACCGGCTACTCCCGATGAGCTCATCACCAACCGTCACGACTGCCTGCTGCTGCGCTACCCCGGCTCGAAGGAATATTACTGGACGCTGCAGACCGCTGACGGCGTGCGCAAGTTCGAGGTGACCGGCCCCTACGATTCCGACGACGGCGACGTGCTGACGCAATGGGCGCTCGACGGCCACGGTATCATCAACAAGCCGCTGTTCGAGGTGAAGCAGTACATCAACGAAGGCTCGCTGGTCCCGATCCTGCAGGATACGCCGCCGCTCGGCGCGCAGCTTGCAGCGATCTATCCGCACAAACGCTTTCAGGATCCGAAGGTACGGCTGATCATCGACTTCATGGCGGAACGCTGTCAGAGGCTGATCGGCAAATTGCTAACGTGA
- the treY gene encoding malto-oligosyltrehalose synthase, translated as MQPPNATYRLQFRNGMDFARAVELIPYLVSLGISHLYASPIFTAVHGSTHGYDVVDFNEIDPALGGREGFLRLVRQLKAQRLGIILDIVPNHMAASLENKWWHSVIESGRSSAFAGHFDIDWRQPLTLPFLGRPFEEELAAGNVQLALDRKHNCLAFKYFDALYPLSPATYPVILKDAGPALERVAAIAGAAESKGTADLHSEVASVVETPQVAAELDELLERLSADEQHMLRLHQLQPWRLTSWKSTRDQMSYRRFFEVAGLVGLRVENPSVFADTHRLTLDLIKQGLVDGLRVDHIDGLADPEAYLHRLRQLVGNSTYVIVEKILEAREALPREWPVEGATGYEFISALAELLTNEQPSSGLSSEARRSAVKKAVLECKLQVLNHNFNAEVMRLAKLAVSLGNNDGSSQDTDRCAEAIRQLMAALHVYRTYVSDRGATERDERILDEMELKAVAAAPTADAEIALVIAALKSKSGFADRELQSEFRTRFQQLSGAVMAKAVEDTFFYRRTDYLAANEVGAAPLWRPGGVERFHEMMQDRARNMPNGLSATSTHDTKRGEDARARLYTISEAPDVWAASVARWHEMNAERIRHLPGGNAPEASVEQFLYQSLLGIWPIESSLDEDDFSALRERFGSFAVKALREAKLRTSWDSPDELYEAAMMGFLSDLLDLQNRTFLESFGTTVTPFIQAGLINSLSQTLVKLTAPGVPDIYQGSERRDFSLVDPDNRRPFSPRPTPSKLPRVPTSSVFEDCKQSLIERCLNYRRNGGSDLLATGGYLPLHVQGSSSRHVAAFMRHTENDFSITVVPRLVFRHTDGDRLSILPELWGDTCLVWPDGHDLTRLQNLATGNIFEPHRHLPIADVLRNFAVAFLVPG; from the coding sequence ATGCAGCCGCCCAACGCAACCTACCGCCTGCAATTTCGAAACGGGATGGACTTTGCCAGAGCCGTGGAGTTGATCCCGTATCTCGTCAGCCTCGGAATATCCCATCTTTACGCCTCGCCGATATTTACCGCTGTGCATGGCTCCACGCACGGCTACGATGTCGTCGACTTTAACGAGATCGACCCCGCTCTGGGCGGTCGGGAGGGTTTCTTGCGGCTGGTCCGCCAGCTGAAAGCGCAACGGCTCGGGATAATCCTGGATATCGTCCCAAACCACATGGCCGCGAGCCTCGAGAACAAATGGTGGCACAGCGTCATCGAATCGGGCCGTTCCAGCGCCTTTGCCGGTCATTTCGACATCGACTGGCGGCAGCCTCTTACCCTGCCCTTCCTGGGGAGGCCTTTCGAGGAAGAACTCGCCGCCGGCAATGTGCAGCTCGCACTCGATCGCAAGCACAACTGCCTCGCGTTCAAGTATTTTGACGCGCTGTATCCGCTCAGTCCGGCTACCTATCCGGTAATTCTTAAGGACGCGGGCCCGGCTCTCGAAAGGGTTGCGGCCATTGCCGGTGCAGCGGAATCCAAGGGCACCGCAGATCTTCATTCCGAAGTCGCGTCGGTCGTGGAGACGCCCCAAGTTGCCGCCGAGCTGGACGAACTTCTCGAACGGCTCTCCGCCGACGAGCAGCATATGCTGCGGCTGCATCAGTTGCAGCCCTGGCGGCTCACAAGCTGGAAAAGCACGCGAGACCAGATGAGCTATCGCCGGTTCTTCGAAGTAGCTGGTCTCGTCGGCCTGCGCGTCGAGAACCCGTCGGTTTTCGCGGACACCCATCGGCTGACTCTGGATCTGATCAAGCAGGGCCTGGTTGACGGATTACGGGTCGATCACATCGATGGCCTTGCCGATCCGGAAGCCTATCTTCATCGGTTGCGGCAACTCGTCGGCAACAGCACCTACGTCATCGTCGAGAAAATATTGGAGGCGCGTGAAGCTCTGCCGCGGGAATGGCCGGTTGAGGGGGCGACGGGCTACGAGTTCATCTCCGCCCTGGCGGAACTCCTGACCAACGAGCAGCCTTCCTCCGGGCTTTCGAGTGAGGCGCGCAGATCGGCAGTGAAGAAAGCAGTCCTGGAATGCAAGCTGCAGGTGTTGAACCATAACTTCAATGCCGAGGTCATGCGGCTGGCCAAACTTGCCGTCAGCCTCGGGAACAACGACGGTTCATCGCAGGACACCGACCGCTGCGCCGAAGCCATCCGCCAGCTGATGGCAGCGCTGCACGTCTATCGGACCTATGTCAGCGACCGCGGCGCAACCGAGCGCGACGAACGGATCCTCGATGAAATGGAGTTGAAGGCAGTGGCCGCTGCCCCCACTGCCGACGCCGAAATAGCCCTCGTCATTGCCGCGCTGAAGTCGAAGAGCGGTTTTGCGGATCGGGAATTGCAATCCGAGTTCCGTACGCGCTTTCAACAATTGAGCGGCGCCGTCATGGCCAAGGCGGTGGAGGATACCTTCTTCTACAGAAGAACCGATTATCTCGCCGCGAACGAGGTTGGAGCCGCTCCACTCTGGAGACCGGGCGGCGTCGAGCGCTTTCATGAGATGATGCAGGATCGGGCACGCAATATGCCAAACGGCCTGTCGGCAACGTCGACGCATGACACCAAACGCGGTGAGGACGCACGCGCCCGTCTCTACACCATCAGCGAGGCACCGGACGTCTGGGCGGCATCGGTTGCACGCTGGCACGAGATGAATGCCGAGCGGATCCGCCACCTCCCGGGCGGCAATGCACCGGAAGCTTCCGTTGAGCAGTTCCTCTACCAGAGCTTGCTTGGTATCTGGCCTATCGAGTCCTCTCTCGATGAAGACGACTTTTCCGCTTTGCGCGAGCGCTTTGGCAGCTTTGCCGTTAAGGCGCTCCGAGAAGCAAAACTGAGGACGAGCTGGGATTCTCCGGACGAGCTCTACGAAGCGGCCATGATGGGGTTTCTCTCTGACCTCCTCGATTTGCAGAACCGAACATTTCTCGAAAGCTTCGGGACGACCGTGACGCCCTTCATCCAGGCCGGCCTGATCAACAGCCTCTCGCAAACCCTGGTGAAACTGACCGCACCGGGAGTCCCGGATATTTATCAAGGCAGCGAGCGTCGCGACTTCAGCCTCGTCGACCCTGATAACCGCCGGCCTTTTTCACCACGGCCTACACCCTCCAAACTCCCGCGCGTGCCAACATCAAGCGTTTTCGAAGACTGCAAGCAATCGCTGATCGAAAGATGCCTGAACTATCGCCGAAACGGGGGCTCGGACCTATTGGCGACAGGCGGGTATCTTCCCTTGCATGTGCAAGGTTCCAGCTCGCGCCACGTCGCTGCGTTCATGCGGCATACGGAGAACGACTTCTCGATCACGGTGGTCCCGCGACTCGTCTTCCGCCATACGGACGGCGACAGACTGTCCATCCTGCCCGAATTGTGGGGAGACACCTGTCTGGTATGGCCCGACGGCCACGATCTCACGCGATTGCAGAATCTGGCCACCGGGAACATCTTCGAGCCGCACCGCCACCTTCCGATCGCGGACGTCCTCCGCAACTTTGCCGTCGCCTTTCTTGTTCCGGGATGA
- the xdhC gene encoding xanthine dehydrogenase accessory protein XdhC: MASREDIRAFLNREAASILVEVAVAAGSTPRDTDAWMLVSKDRTFATIGGGQLEYMAIDHARKLLQGASADYELTIPLGPEIGQCCGGRVSLAFKAVDKETRAALTERSDREIARRPHVYVFGAGHVGDALAMALSLVPVRTILVDTRKQELSAVDVPGIETCLTAMPEAVVRDAPAGSAFVVLTHDHALDFLIAAEALSREDACYVGMIGSKTKRATFKSWLSREIERPELFERLVCPIGGTTVKDKRPAVIAALAAAEIMTAALSHDRPQDDVVSRKRGKPVRA, translated from the coding sequence CTGGCAAGCAGAGAGGATATCCGGGCTTTCCTGAACCGAGAAGCGGCCTCAATTCTCGTCGAGGTGGCCGTCGCGGCCGGCTCGACCCCTCGCGATACGGATGCCTGGATGCTCGTCTCGAAGGATCGCACCTTCGCCACGATCGGCGGCGGCCAGCTGGAATATATGGCGATCGATCACGCGCGGAAGCTTCTCCAGGGAGCGAGCGCAGATTACGAGCTGACGATCCCGCTCGGCCCCGAGATCGGCCAATGCTGTGGCGGTCGCGTCTCGCTCGCCTTCAAAGCGGTCGACAAGGAAACCCGCGCGGCACTGACCGAGCGCAGCGATCGCGAGATCGCCCGGAGGCCGCATGTCTATGTCTTCGGCGCCGGCCATGTCGGCGATGCGCTCGCCATGGCGCTCTCACTGGTCCCGGTTCGAACCATCCTCGTCGATACGCGCAAGCAGGAGCTTTCGGCCGTCGATGTGCCCGGCATCGAAACCTGCCTCACGGCGATGCCGGAGGCGGTCGTGCGAGATGCGCCGGCGGGAAGCGCTTTCGTCGTTCTCACCCACGACCATGCGCTGGATTTCCTGATCGCCGCCGAAGCGCTCAGCCGCGAGGATGCCTGCTACGTCGGTATGATCGGCTCGAAGACCAAGCGCGCCACGTTCAAGAGCTGGCTTTCGCGGGAAATAGAACGTCCGGAACTCTTCGAGAGGCTCGTCTGTCCGATCGGCGGGACGACAGTCAAGGACAAGCGGCCGGCCGTCATCGCAGCGCTTGCCGCCGCCGAAATCATGACGGCTGCCCTGAGCCATGATCGCCCGCAGGACGATGTCGTGTCGCGAAAACGGGGAAAGCCAGTCAGGGCGTGA
- the xdhB gene encoding xanthine dehydrogenase molybdopterin binding subunit, with protein MNVMQPIDRIRGGVHEKEKHESGHKHVSGTAEYIDDIPEPAGTLHAYLGLSARAHAEILSIDFAEVGASAGVVGILTADDIPGENDISPAHKHDDPVFATGKVEFHGQPIFAVIATSRDAARRAAAKVKIDYRDLPHVTDVKEAQAANYPLVIDPLKLERGDIDAGFAKAQNVVQGEMRIGGQDHFYLEGHISFAFPGEDDEVTVYASTQHPSETQHMVAQVLGVPSNAVTVNVRRMGGGFGGKETQANLFAAVAAVAARKYRRAVKIRPDRDDDMTATGKRHDFHVDYKIGFDDDGRIEAVDAVFAARCGFSADLSGPVTDRALFHADNCYFYPNVRLRSRPIKTNTVSNTAFRGFGGPQGMVGGERMIEDIAYTLGKDPLEIRKLNFYGGEGRNLTPYHQTVEDNIIGRIIEELELSADYATRREAVLAFNRENHVIKRGIALTPVKFGISFTKTEYNQAAALVHVYTDGSIHLNHGGTEMGQGLYTKVAQVVADEFQVDLDRIKVTATSTGKVPNTSATAASSGSDLNGMAAANAAQQIKARLVNFAAERYGISEADVAFEPNVVRIGSERISFPEFIKTAYTARVQLSAAGFYKTPKIHWNRSEGRGRPFYYYAYGASCSEVSVDTLTGEYQVDRTDIIHDVGKSLNPALDVGQVEGAFVQGMGWLTTEELWWDAKGRLRTHAPSTYKIPLASDRPRIFNVRLAEWSVNREETIRRSKAVGEPPFMLGISVLEAISMAAASVAGYRLPPRIDAPATPERVLMAIERLRGKAATETTR; from the coding sequence ATGAATGTGATGCAGCCCATAGACCGCATCCGCGGAGGCGTTCACGAGAAGGAGAAGCACGAGTCCGGCCACAAGCATGTCTCGGGCACGGCCGAATATATCGACGACATTCCGGAGCCTGCAGGGACCTTGCACGCCTATCTTGGCCTGTCCGCCCGGGCGCACGCGGAAATCCTGTCGATCGATTTTGCGGAAGTCGGGGCCAGCGCCGGCGTCGTCGGCATTCTGACGGCGGACGACATTCCGGGCGAAAACGATATCAGCCCCGCGCACAAGCATGACGATCCGGTTTTTGCGACCGGCAAGGTCGAGTTTCACGGCCAGCCGATCTTCGCCGTGATCGCGACATCACGCGATGCCGCGCGGCGGGCGGCGGCAAAGGTCAAGATCGACTATCGCGACCTGCCGCACGTCACGGACGTCAAGGAGGCCCAGGCTGCGAACTACCCGCTGGTGATCGATCCGCTCAAGCTCGAACGCGGCGACATCGATGCCGGATTCGCCAAGGCACAGAACGTCGTTCAGGGTGAGATGCGGATCGGCGGTCAGGATCACTTCTACCTGGAGGGCCATATCTCCTTCGCGTTCCCCGGCGAGGATGATGAGGTGACCGTCTATGCCTCGACCCAGCATCCGAGCGAGACGCAACATATGGTCGCCCAGGTGCTCGGCGTGCCTTCCAATGCGGTGACGGTCAATGTTCGGCGCATGGGCGGCGGTTTCGGCGGCAAGGAGACACAGGCGAACCTTTTCGCGGCGGTCGCTGCCGTTGCGGCGCGAAAATATCGCCGGGCCGTCAAGATCCGCCCCGACCGCGATGACGACATGACAGCGACCGGCAAGCGCCACGATTTCCATGTCGACTACAAGATCGGCTTCGACGACGACGGCAGGATCGAGGCGGTCGATGCGGTCTTTGCCGCGCGCTGCGGCTTTTCGGCGGATCTCTCCGGTCCGGTGACGGACCGCGCGCTTTTCCACGCCGACAACTGCTATTTCTATCCGAACGTCCGGCTGCGCTCGCGGCCGATAAAGACCAATACGGTGTCGAATACCGCCTTCCGTGGTTTCGGCGGACCGCAGGGCATGGTCGGCGGAGAGCGGATGATCGAGGATATCGCCTATACGCTCGGCAAGGATCCGCTCGAGATCCGCAAGCTCAACTTCTATGGCGGAGAGGGTCGCAATCTGACGCCCTATCACCAGACGGTGGAAGACAACATCATCGGGCGGATCATCGAGGAACTCGAACTGTCGGCGGATTATGCCACCCGGCGTGAGGCCGTTCTCGCCTTCAACCGCGAGAACCACGTAATCAAGCGCGGCATCGCGCTGACGCCGGTGAAGTTCGGCATCTCCTTCACCAAGACGGAATACAACCAGGCCGCCGCTCTGGTCCATGTCTATACCGACGGCTCGATCCACCTGAACCATGGCGGCACCGAGATGGGGCAGGGGCTCTACACCAAGGTCGCCCAGGTCGTGGCCGACGAGTTCCAGGTCGACCTCGACCGGATCAAGGTCACTGCGACCTCCACTGGCAAAGTGCCGAACACCTCGGCGACGGCCGCCTCCTCCGGCTCGGATCTGAACGGCATGGCGGCCGCCAATGCGGCCCAGCAGATCAAGGCGCGGCTCGTCAACTTTGCGGCGGAACGCTATGGCATCAGCGAAGCGGATGTCGCCTTCGAGCCGAATGTCGTCAGGATCGGCAGCGAACGCATCTCGTTCCCGGAATTCATCAAGACGGCCTACACGGCGCGCGTTCAGCTTTCCGCTGCCGGCTTCTACAAGACGCCGAAGATCCACTGGAACCGTTCCGAAGGCCGCGGCCGTCCGTTCTATTACTACGCCTACGGCGCTTCGTGTTCCGAAGTCAGCGTCGACACGCTGACCGGGGAATACCAGGTCGACCGCACGGACATCATCCACGATGTCGGCAAGTCGCTCAATCCCGCGCTCGACGTCGGCCAGGTCGAGGGCGCCTTCGTCCAGGGCATGGGTTGGCTAACGACGGAAGAACTCTGGTGGGACGCGAAGGGGCGGCTGCGCACGCATGCGCCGTCCACCTACAAGATCCCGCTCGCCTCCGACCGGCCACGCATCTTCAACGTGCGTCTGGCCGAATGGTCGGTCAACCGGGAGGAGACCATCCGCCGCTCCAAGGCGGTGGGGGAACCGCCCTTCATGTTGGGCATTTCCGTTCTCGAAGCTATATCAATGGCAGCGGCGAGCGTTGCGGGATATCGTCTCCCACCGCGCATCGACGCCCCGGCGACGCCCGAGCGCGTGCTGATGGCGATCGAGCGACTGCGCGGGAAGGCAGCAACGGAGACAACGCGGTAG
- the xdhA gene encoding xanthine dehydrogenase small subunit, which yields MTIEIRNTIRFLLNDRLVELADVSPVQTLLDFLRIDRNLRGTKEGCAEGDCGACTVLVGRLLGGQLKYESINACIRFVGSLDGCHVVTVDALAQPSGPLHPVQQAMVDTHASQCGFCTPGFVMSLYGLWMENPKPSVQEIEKALQGNLCRCTGYAAIIRAAEAISSIGEVGKDPLVAERENIGRQLAALQDGRRVVIGKEAERFVLPANVDDFAAVLEADPKATIVAGSTDVGLWVTKFMRDIAPVVHISHLEELRRISVDIDGITLGAGVSYTEAYPVIAQHFPQMRELWDRIGGQQVRNMGTVGGNIANGSPIGDTPPALIALGASVMLRKGARRRTLPVEAFFIEYGKQDREPGEFVEAVRIPFLKEAARFAVYKVTKRLDEDISAVCGAFRVTLDGRGKIADAAIAFGGMAGTPKRASKVEAALKGADWTDATVETAVAAFAEDFTPLTDWRASAEYRMLVAKNLLRRFYLETQEAGRVRLDRAVAVAV from the coding sequence ATGACGATTGAAATCCGCAACACGATCCGTTTCCTGCTGAACGACCGGCTCGTCGAGCTTGCCGACGTTTCGCCGGTCCAGACGCTCCTCGATTTCCTGCGCATCGACCGAAACCTGCGCGGAACCAAGGAAGGCTGCGCCGAGGGCGACTGCGGCGCCTGCACCGTGCTCGTCGGCCGGCTTCTTGGCGGTCAATTGAAATACGAATCCATCAACGCCTGCATTCGTTTTGTCGGTTCGCTCGACGGCTGTCACGTCGTCACCGTCGATGCGCTGGCTCAGCCGAGCGGCCCGCTTCACCCGGTGCAGCAGGCGATGGTCGACACGCACGCGTCGCAGTGCGGCTTCTGCACGCCGGGCTTTGTCATGTCGCTCTACGGCCTCTGGATGGAAAATCCGAAGCCGAGCGTTCAGGAGATCGAAAAGGCGCTGCAGGGCAATCTCTGTCGCTGCACCGGCTATGCGGCGATCATTCGCGCGGCGGAAGCGATCTCGTCGATCGGTGAGGTCGGAAAGGATCCGCTCGTCGCGGAGCGCGAAAATATCGGCAGGCAGCTTGCCGCGCTTCAGGATGGCCGCCGCGTCGTGATCGGCAAGGAGGCTGAACGCTTCGTGCTGCCGGCCAATGTCGACGACTTTGCTGCCGTACTCGAAGCCGACCCGAAAGCGACGATCGTCGCGGGCTCGACCGATGTCGGTCTTTGGGTAACGAAGTTCATGCGCGACATCGCGCCGGTTGTGCACATCTCGCACCTCGAGGAACTGCGCCGGATTTCCGTCGATATTGACGGCATCACGCTCGGCGCCGGCGTCAGCTATACCGAGGCCTATCCGGTGATCGCGCAACACTTCCCGCAGATGCGGGAACTTTGGGACAGAATCGGCGGCCAGCAGGTGCGCAACATGGGTACTGTCGGCGGCAACATTGCCAATGGTTCGCCGATCGGCGACACGCCGCCGGCGCTGATCGCGCTCGGCGCATCGGTGATGCTGCGCAAGGGCGCACGGCGTCGGACCTTGCCGGTGGAGGCATTCTTCATCGAATACGGAAAGCAGGATCGCGAACCCGGCGAATTTGTCGAAGCCGTACGCATCCCCTTCCTCAAGGAGGCGGCCCGCTTTGCCGTCTACAAGGTGACGAAGCGGCTGGACGAAGATATTTCCGCCGTTTGCGGCGCCTTTCGTGTGACGCTCGACGGACGGGGCAAGATCGCCGACGCGGCGATCGCTTTCGGCGGAATGGCCGGCACGCCGAAGCGCGCCTCGAAGGTGGAGGCGGCGCTCAAAGGCGCGGATTGGACCGACGCGACGGTCGAAACCGCCGTTGCCGCCTTTGCCGAGGACTTCACGCCTTTGACCGATTGGCGCGCCTCGGCGGAATACCGCATGCTCGTGGCGAAGAACCTGCTCCGCCGCTTTTACCTGGAAACGCAGGAGGCCGGACGCGTCCGGCTCGATCGCGCTGTCGCCGTCGCGGTTTAG
- the uraH gene encoding hydroxyisourate hydrolase, producing MQSQGGNAGRLTTHVLDTASGKPASNLHIELYRFDGERAEHLVSTRTNDDGRCDQPLLAGERMESGTYELRFHAGEYLGPAAECGANPFLDIIPIRFGIADQGAHYHVPLLLSPYGYSTYRGS from the coding sequence ATGCAATCTCAAGGTGGAAACGCCGGCCGCCTGACGACCCACGTGCTGGACACGGCAAGCGGCAAGCCGGCCAGCAACCTGCACATCGAACTCTACCGGTTCGATGGCGAGCGGGCCGAGCATCTCGTCTCCACGAGGACCAACGACGATGGCCGCTGTGACCAGCCGCTGCTTGCCGGCGAGCGCATGGAAAGCGGGACCTACGAGCTGCGTTTCCACGCCGGCGAATATCTCGGCCCGGCCGCAGAGTGCGGCGCCAATCCTTTCCTCGACATTATTCCAATCCGCTTCGGGATCGCCGACCAAGGGGCGCATTATCACGTGCCGCTCCTGCTTTCGCCGTATGGCTACTCGACCTACCGCGGGAGCTGA